In the Gymnodinialimonas sp. 202GB13-11 genome, one interval contains:
- a CDS encoding YidH family protein: protein MADRNNMAKDRTNWAQDRTILANERTFASWMGTGMAAIGVAIGLKAVFGAFEPTWAAKAVASVFLLAAILTFWSARRQALKTFHRLKDTDAEAQPSRSYTALAAILTFATLCTGAILWSL from the coding sequence ATGGCAGATCGTAATAACATGGCGAAAGACCGCACGAATTGGGCGCAGGATCGGACGATTCTGGCGAATGAGCGGACTTTTGCATCATGGATGGGTACGGGCATGGCCGCCATTGGGGTTGCGATTGGCCTGAAGGCCGTCTTTGGTGCATTCGAGCCGACATGGGCGGCAAAAGCAGTGGCGAGCGTTTTTCTTCTGGCCGCCATTTTGACCTTTTGGTCCGCGCGCAGGCAGGCGTTAAAGACGTTTCACCGCCTGAAGGATACCGATGCTGAGGCGCAGCCATCACGCTCCTATACGGCGTTGGCCGCGATCCTTACATTTGCAACGCTGTGCACCGGTGCGATCCTTTGGTCGTTGTGA
- the glgB gene encoding 1,4-alpha-glucan branching protein GlgB, whose translation MPDSDPDPKRPQAQAPVLTDLDKYLIGEGTHKQLWRVLGAHTHPDGTHFAVWAPNALSVSVVGDFNHWDGSAHPMQAAGQTGVWEVFVPDVTDGALYKYELIGADGGTRHKADPVGFGAQHPPDQASIVRDISGYGWRDADWMATRATANDRASPISIYEVHLGSWRRRYDDGGRPLSYRELARDLIDYVAFMGFTHIELLPISEFPFDGSWGYQPVGLYAPTIRFGPPHEFRDLVDAAHAKGIGVLLDWVPGHFPTDAHGLAQFDGTHLYEHADPREGFHQDWNTLIYNYGRTEVRNFLTANALYWMEEYHLDGLRVDAVASMLYRDYSRAEGEWIPNKDGGRENYEAIAFLQQMNTEVYGADPSVMTVAEESTSFPQVSQPVHTGGLGFGYKWNMGWMNDTLRYMEKDPIYRQHDHHLMTFPIDWAFTENFILPISHDEVVHGKGSMLAKMPGTEWEKFANLRAYYAYMWTQPGKKLLFMGCEFAQPEEWNHDAELNWGAAEAPEHKGIQSLIRDLNTLYRETPALHVKDCEADGFAWLSNDPSQSTMAYLRKSGSDDAPAVIACNFTPVERLGFRVGVPNAGFWEEALNTDAGHYGGGNRGNLGGCEASDTPYDGQDHSVTLTLPPLSVIVLKLRDTQ comes from the coding sequence ATGCCCGACAGTGACCCAGATCCCAAGCGACCGCAGGCTCAGGCTCCGGTCCTGACAGATCTCGACAAGTACCTGATCGGGGAAGGCACTCACAAACAGCTCTGGCGTGTGCTTGGTGCGCATACCCATCCAGATGGCACCCATTTCGCGGTCTGGGCGCCCAACGCCCTATCGGTCAGTGTTGTCGGCGATTTCAATCATTGGGATGGCAGCGCCCACCCGATGCAAGCCGCTGGCCAAACCGGTGTGTGGGAGGTCTTTGTTCCCGATGTCACAGACGGCGCGCTCTACAAATACGAACTGATCGGGGCCGATGGCGGCACGCGGCACAAAGCCGACCCTGTTGGTTTCGGTGCACAGCATCCGCCCGACCAGGCCTCCATCGTGCGCGACATATCCGGCTATGGCTGGCGCGATGCGGATTGGATGGCAACCCGCGCGACGGCGAATGACCGCGCGAGCCCGATCTCTATCTACGAGGTCCATCTCGGGTCCTGGCGCAGGCGGTACGACGATGGCGGCCGCCCGCTCAGTTACCGCGAACTCGCCCGCGATCTGATCGACTACGTGGCCTTCATGGGCTTCACCCATATCGAGCTGTTGCCGATCTCCGAATTCCCCTTCGACGGCTCCTGGGGCTATCAGCCCGTGGGCCTCTACGCGCCGACCATTCGTTTCGGCCCCCCCCACGAATTCCGCGATCTGGTCGATGCGGCCCATGCCAAAGGCATTGGCGTCCTGCTCGATTGGGTGCCCGGCCACTTCCCAACCGACGCTCACGGCCTTGCCCAATTCGACGGCACGCACCTCTACGAACATGCCGACCCGCGCGAAGGCTTCCATCAGGATTGGAACACCCTGATCTACAATTATGGCCGGACAGAGGTGCGAAATTTCCTCACCGCCAATGCGCTCTATTGGATGGAGGAATATCACCTCGACGGCCTGCGCGTGGATGCGGTCGCCTCCATGCTCTACCGCGATTATTCCCGGGCCGAGGGGGAGTGGATTCCCAACAAGGATGGCGGGCGCGAGAACTACGAAGCGATAGCTTTCCTCCAGCAAATGAACACAGAGGTCTACGGGGCCGATCCCTCCGTGATGACGGTGGCGGAGGAAAGCACCTCCTTCCCACAGGTCTCGCAGCCGGTTCACACCGGCGGCCTTGGGTTCGGCTACAAGTGGAACATGGGCTGGATGAACGACACGCTGCGGTACATGGAAAAGGACCCCATCTACCGCCAGCACGATCATCACCTGATGACCTTCCCGATCGACTGGGCCTTCACCGAGAATTTCATCCTGCCGATCAGCCATGATGAGGTCGTGCACGGCAAAGGCTCCATGCTCGCCAAAATGCCCGGGACGGAGTGGGAGAAATTCGCCAACCTCCGCGCCTACTATGCCTATATGTGGACCCAGCCGGGCAAGAAGCTGCTCTTCATGGGCTGTGAATTCGCGCAGCCCGAGGAATGGAACCACGACGCCGAGCTGAACTGGGGCGCGGCCGAGGCGCCGGAACATAAAGGCATCCAAAGCCTGATCCGCGATCTCAATACGCTCTACCGTGAAACGCCCGCGCTCCATGTGAAGGATTGCGAGGCTGACGGCTTCGCGTGGCTCTCCAACGATCCTTCGCAATCCACGATGGCCTACCTGCGCAAAAGCGGGTCAGACGATGCGCCCGCCGTGATCGCATGCAACTTTACGCCGGTTGAGCGGTTGGGTTTCCGCGTTGGCGTGCCCAACGCGGGCTTCTGGGAGGAAGCGCTCAACACCGACGCTGGACACTACGGTGGCGGCAACAGGGGCAATCTGGGGGGATGCGAGGCCAGTGACACGCCGTACGACGGGCAGGATCACTCCGTGACGCTCACCTTGCCCCCACTTTCAGTGATCGTGCTCAAACTGCGCGACACGCAATGA
- a CDS encoding ankyrin repeat domain-containing protein, protein MTIRSIDQLRRDATALKKAYHGEDRGAFLRIQNHHPRPDGAPLKHADFLHVVAREQGFASWPHLKLAAETHGMDRAARQQRLGIALANGQDFVVRQLLADDPDLPNGNIGLACRLYLKDEVARILAASPSAATKPAPVNPPLCMMAQSKAIHLFPDREADMLAIADLLLSKGADPNYGTPYESDPAHKLSTLYFALGHANNMALSEWLLDHGADPNDGESLYHATELGHHGGLRLLLAHGADPSGTNALLRAMDFHDVEAVRLLLEAGAKPDDFNDAEVGGETPWVVPALHQAARRMSPPEMVKLLLDHGADPKRAYEGMTPYAYARVFGNAALADLLRDRGHATPLSPEEALLAQAADGDVPDGAFINPDNLPEGCRNIIRQILHLPGKLPHVQRLVAIGVETDRPDSEGLTPLQVAGWEGLPEVMAYLLHQKPDLGHINGYGGTLFSTILHGAENNPARQGRDYIACLRLALEEGVALPRAAPERAGDPEIAAFLKDWAEAHPGQVVEGGPV, encoded by the coding sequence ATGACCATACGATCAATCGACCAGCTGCGCCGTGATGCCACGGCTCTCAAGAAGGCGTACCACGGCGAAGATCGGGGCGCTTTTTTGCGCATTCAAAACCACCATCCAAGGCCTGACGGCGCGCCGCTGAAACACGCGGACTTTCTGCACGTCGTTGCGCGCGAGCAAGGCTTTGCGTCCTGGCCCCATCTCAAACTTGCCGCCGAAACCCACGGCATGGACCGCGCTGCGCGCCAGCAACGTTTGGGTATTGCGCTGGCCAATGGGCAGGATTTCGTGGTGCGCCAGCTTCTCGCCGATGACCCTGACCTACCAAACGGTAATATCGGATTGGCCTGCAGGCTTTACCTGAAAGATGAGGTCGCCCGCATTCTGGCTGCCAGCCCATCAGCTGCCACTAAGCCTGCGCCGGTGAACCCGCCCCTATGCATGATGGCGCAATCCAAGGCGATCCACCTGTTTCCCGATCGCGAGGCCGACATGCTGGCGATTGCCGATCTGCTGCTGAGTAAGGGGGCCGATCCCAATTACGGCACGCCCTATGAGTCAGATCCGGCCCACAAACTCTCAACGCTCTACTTTGCGCTCGGCCATGCCAATAACATGGCGCTCTCGGAATGGTTACTCGATCACGGTGCCGATCCCAATGACGGCGAAAGCCTCTACCATGCGACGGAGCTTGGCCACCATGGCGGCCTTCGCCTTCTGTTGGCCCATGGGGCGGACCCGTCCGGCACCAATGCGCTGTTGCGGGCAATGGATTTCCATGATGTGGAGGCCGTTCGCCTGTTGCTGGAAGCCGGCGCCAAGCCCGATGATTTCAACGACGCCGAAGTGGGCGGTGAGACACCATGGGTCGTCCCCGCGCTCCACCAGGCCGCGCGCCGCATGAGCCCACCCGAAATGGTAAAACTCTTGCTCGACCATGGGGCGGACCCGAAGCGCGCCTACGAGGGCATGACGCCTTACGCCTATGCCCGCGTGTTTGGAAACGCGGCTTTGGCCGACCTTTTGAGAGACCGCGGCCATGCAACCCCGCTCTCGCCTGAGGAGGCGCTGCTGGCACAAGCTGCGGACGGCGACGTGCCGGACGGCGCTTTCATCAACCCCGACAACCTGCCCGAAGGGTGCCGCAATATCATTCGCCAGATCCTGCACCTGCCCGGCAAACTGCCGCACGTGCAGCGTCTTGTGGCGATTGGTGTGGAAACTGATCGGCCCGACAGCGAAGGCCTGACCCCGCTGCAAGTCGCCGGGTGGGAAGGGCTGCCAGAGGTCATGGCATATCTCCTGCACCAGAAACCCGATCTGGGTCATATCAATGGCTATGGCGGCACGCTCTTCTCGACCATCCTGCACGGGGCCGAGAATAATCCGGCACGGCAGGGGCGCGATTACATCGCCTGCCTGCGCCTTGCGCTCGAGGAAGGCGTGGCCTTGCCCCGCGCCGCGCCGGAGCGTGCAGGCGATCCCGAGATTGCGGCCTTCCTCAAGGATTGGGCAGAGGCCCATCCCGGTCAGGTTGTCGAAGGCGGGCCAGTCTGA
- the rsgA gene encoding ribosome small subunit-dependent GTPase A, with translation MTTPTLAALGWSQRHISQLTDADAGLAPARINSVSRSRITALTDGGPLTLLTPPDQTTGDYATGDWVLADAKSGQIVRLLERDTLLSRRAAGSGLETQLIAANVDTLAIVTSCNADFNMARLERYLALAATAGCLPLIVLTKSDLTDEARDFERRAEALSPLASAIALNAKDDDAAERLKPWAKAGQTLALVGSSGVGKTTLANALTGAEEATAGIREDDAKGRHTTTSRGLSPTIFGGWLIDTPGMRALRLHDAAEGIGAVFADIEALAEQCRFRDCQHESEPGCAVQAAIAAGDLDADRLRRFGKLVREEEINQEAPHERRAREKGFHRMVKTVMAEQKGKKGKW, from the coding sequence ATGACCACCCCAACCCTTGCTGCGCTTGGCTGGAGCCAGCGCCATATCTCTCAACTTACCGATGCCGATGCGGGCCTTGCGCCAGCGCGGATCAACAGCGTCTCGCGCAGCCGCATCACCGCTTTGACAGACGGCGGCCCGCTGACCCTTCTAACGCCCCCTGACCAGACGACCGGCGATTATGCGACCGGTGATTGGGTTCTGGCCGACGCGAAGAGCGGGCAGATCGTGCGCCTGCTGGAGCGCGACACGCTGCTGAGCCGGCGGGCGGCGGGCTCGGGCCTTGAGACGCAACTCATCGCGGCCAATGTCGACACGCTTGCCATCGTGACCTCGTGCAATGCCGATTTCAACATGGCCCGGTTGGAGCGCTACCTTGCGCTGGCCGCGACGGCGGGGTGCTTGCCGTTGATCGTGCTGACGAAATCGGACCTGACCGACGAGGCGCGAGATTTTGAGCGGCGGGCGGAGGCGCTTTCGCCGCTGGCCTCTGCCATCGCGCTGAACGCCAAGGACGACGACGCGGCGGAGCGGTTGAAGCCCTGGGCCAAGGCCGGGCAAACGCTGGCGCTGGTGGGCTCATCCGGTGTGGGCAAAACCACTTTGGCCAATGCGCTGACCGGCGCGGAGGAGGCCACGGCGGGCATCCGCGAAGACGATGCGAAGGGGCGGCACACGACGACGTCGCGCGGGCTGTCGCCGACGATCTTTGGCGGTTGGCTGATCGACACGCCGGGCATGCGGGCCCTGCGCCTACATGATGCGGCGGAGGGGATCGGCGCGGTCTTTGCCGATATCGAAGCGTTGGCCGAGCAGTGCAGGTTTCGCGATTGCCAGCACGAGAGCGAGCCGGGCTGCGCGGTGCAGGCAGCGATTGCGGCCGGGGACCTCGACGCAGATCGGCTGCGCCGGTTTGGCAAGCTGGTCCGCGAAGAAGAGATCAACCAAGAGGCCCCGCATGAACGCCGCGCCCGAGAGAAGGGCTTTCACCGCATGGTCAAGACGGTGATGGCCGAACAGAAGGGCAAAAAGGGCAAGTGGTAG
- a CDS encoding DNA polymerase III subunit gamma/tau: protein MSAEDKATYQVLARKYRPATFADLIGQEAMVRTLKNAFEADRIAQAFMLTGIRGTGKTTTARIIAKGLNCIGPDGNGGPTADPCGVCENCVGIAEGRHVDVMEMDAASNTGVQNIRDAIIETVSYRAATARYKIFIIDEVHMLSTSAFNALLKTLEEPPAHVKFLFATTEIRKVPVTVLSRCQRFDLRRIEPEVMIAHLQKVAGLESAEIAEDALALITRAAEGSVRDAMSLLDQAIAHGAGETTADQVRAMLGLADRGRVMDLFEAIMAGDAAKALDELGGQYADGADPVAVLRDLAEITHWLSVISITAEAADDPTISPDERSRGLTLAEKLPMRVLTRMWQMLLKALEEVAIAPNAMMAAEMAVIRLTHVAELPTPGDLVKKLGQMERPSGGAPAGGGGGGGPALGPGPQARVTGTAPVGGGGPQAALAPQAGPDLSLYPTFESVVALVEQSRDIKLLIEVKTGLRLVSYAPGRLEVQTTERAPKDLIPRLGRTLQTATGARWGITVASEGGGPTIEEQEQAKRHELEAEVTAHPLMQAVLSRFPNAKIAEIRSHAEIEAEAAVEALEEAEDWDPFEDE from the coding sequence ATGAGCGCTGAAGACAAAGCCACCTATCAGGTTCTTGCCCGGAAATACCGCCCGGCCACTTTTGCCGATCTGATCGGGCAGGAGGCGATGGTACGCACCCTGAAGAATGCGTTCGAGGCGGATCGGATCGCGCAGGCCTTCATGCTGACGGGGATCCGCGGGACCGGGAAAACGACGACGGCACGGATTATCGCCAAGGGGCTGAATTGTATCGGCCCGGATGGCAATGGCGGGCCGACCGCGGACCCCTGCGGTGTGTGCGAGAATTGCGTGGGCATTGCCGAAGGCCGGCATGTAGACGTGATGGAGATGGACGCGGCGTCGAACACCGGCGTGCAGAACATCCGCGACGCGATCATCGAAACGGTGAGTTACCGGGCCGCGACCGCGCGTTACAAGATCTTCATCATCGACGAAGTTCACATGCTGTCGACGAGCGCCTTCAATGCGCTTTTGAAGACGCTGGAAGAACCGCCCGCCCATGTGAAGTTCCTGTTCGCCACCACCGAAATTCGCAAGGTTCCCGTGACGGTCCTATCGCGGTGCCAGCGCTTTGACCTGCGCCGGATCGAGCCGGAGGTGATGATCGCCCATCTGCAAAAGGTCGCGGGGTTGGAAAGCGCCGAGATCGCCGAGGATGCGCTGGCGCTGATCACGCGGGCCGCCGAAGGGTCTGTCCGCGATGCGATGAGCCTGCTGGATCAGGCGATTGCCCATGGCGCGGGGGAGACCACCGCCGATCAGGTGCGCGCGATGCTGGGCCTGGCCGACCGGGGCCGGGTGATGGACCTGTTCGAGGCGATCATGGCGGGCGATGCCGCCAAGGCGCTGGACGAGTTAGGCGGGCAATATGCCGACGGGGCCGATCCGGTGGCCGTGCTGCGCGATCTGGCGGAGATCACGCATTGGCTTTCGGTGATTTCGATCACGGCGGAGGCGGCGGATGATCCGACGATCTCGCCGGATGAACGCTCGCGGGGTCTGACGCTGGCCGAGAAGTTACCGATGCGGGTGCTGACGCGGATGTGGCAGATGCTGCTGAAGGCGCTGGAAGAGGTGGCGATTGCGCCCAATGCGATGATGGCGGCTGAGATGGCGGTGATCCGCCTGACCCATGTGGCTGAACTGCCGACTCCCGGCGATCTGGTGAAGAAGCTGGGGCAGATGGAGCGCCCGAGCGGCGGCGCGCCTGCCGGTGGTGGCGGTGGCGGTGGCCCAGCGCTCGGGCCCGGACCGCAGGCGCGTGTTACGGGAACGGCGCCGGTGGGTGGCGGCGGGCCGCAAGCGGCTTTGGCCCCGCAGGCTGGGCCGGATTTGAGCTTGTATCCCACCTTCGAGAGCGTCGTGGCGCTGGTCGAACAATCGCGTGACATCAAGCTGTTGATCGAGGTGAAGACGGGCTTGCGGCTGGTCAGCTATGCGCCGGGACGGTTGGAGGTGCAGACCACCGAGCGCGCGCCAAAAGACCTGATCCCGCGCCTGGGCCGCACACTTCAGACCGCGACCGGGGCCCGTTGGGGCATCACCGTCGCGTCAGAGGGCGGCGGGCCGACGATTGAGGAACAAGAGCAGGCAAAGCGCCATGAGCTTGAGGCGGAGGTCACTGCGCATCCGTTGATGCAGGCGGTACTGTCGCGGTTTCCAAACGCCAAGATTGCCGAAATACGCTCTCACGCTGAGATAGAGGCTGAGGCCGCCGTCGAAGCCCTGGAAGAGGCAGAGGATTGGGACCCGTTTGAGGATGAGTGA